Proteins from one Pseudarthrobacter sp. BIM B-2242 genomic window:
- the aceB gene encoding malate synthase A yields MAITVTDPRPIDRAEEILTPEALAFIEELHLRFAGTRNETLTARGAKRQKVAETGKLDFLPETRDVRDGDWKVAAAPAPLQDRRVEMTGPASPAKMAINALNSGAKVWLADLEDASTPTWGNVIDSILNLRDAARGTLSYSSAEGKEYSLRTDAPLAVVVARPRGWHLPEKHLLIDGEPAVGALVDFGLHFFHVAKQLILNGHGPYYYLPKMESHLEARLWNEVFVFAQDYLGIPQGTVRATVLIETIPAAFEMDEILYELRDHASGLNAGRWDYLFSIIKYFRDAGEQFVLPDRASVAMTAPFMRAYTELLVKTCHKRGAFAMGGMAAFIPNRKQPEVTEAAFAKVRADKTREANDGFDGSWVAHPDLVSTCQEVFDAVLGDPENGGRPNQLDKQRPEVSVTADQLLDIASADGQITEAGLRLNLYVAVAYTGVWLSGNGAVAIHNLMEDAATAEISRSQVWQQIRNKSLLADTGNTVTRELVERILAEETERLRTEAGDEAFTRYYRPASDLIAEICLSEDYTDFLTTPAYELVG; encoded by the coding sequence ATGGCCATCACCGTCACAGACCCCCGGCCGATCGACCGGGCTGAGGAAATCCTCACCCCCGAGGCGCTGGCATTCATCGAAGAACTTCACCTCCGCTTCGCCGGCACCCGCAACGAGACGCTCACTGCCCGCGGCGCCAAGCGCCAGAAGGTCGCAGAAACCGGCAAGCTGGACTTCCTGCCTGAAACCCGGGACGTGCGCGACGGCGACTGGAAAGTTGCAGCGGCGCCGGCACCTTTGCAGGACCGCCGGGTGGAAATGACCGGCCCCGCCTCCCCGGCGAAAATGGCCATCAACGCCCTGAACTCCGGCGCCAAGGTGTGGCTGGCCGACCTCGAGGACGCCAGCACGCCAACCTGGGGAAACGTCATCGACTCCATCCTGAACCTCCGCGACGCCGCCCGGGGCACCCTCAGCTACAGCTCCGCCGAAGGCAAGGAATACAGCCTGCGCACCGATGCGCCGCTGGCCGTGGTGGTGGCCCGACCGCGCGGCTGGCACCTGCCCGAGAAACACCTGCTGATCGACGGCGAACCCGCCGTGGGTGCGCTGGTGGACTTCGGCCTGCACTTCTTCCACGTGGCCAAACAACTGATTCTCAACGGCCACGGCCCCTATTACTACCTGCCCAAGATGGAGAGCCACCTCGAGGCCCGCCTCTGGAACGAGGTCTTCGTCTTCGCCCAGGACTACCTCGGCATCCCGCAGGGCACGGTCCGGGCCACCGTCCTGATCGAAACCATCCCCGCCGCGTTCGAGATGGACGAAATCCTCTACGAACTCCGGGACCACGCCTCCGGACTCAACGCCGGCCGCTGGGACTACCTCTTCAGCATCATCAAGTACTTCCGCGACGCAGGCGAACAGTTTGTCCTCCCGGACCGCGCCTCCGTGGCCATGACCGCACCCTTCATGCGCGCCTATACCGAACTGCTGGTCAAGACCTGCCACAAGCGCGGCGCCTTCGCCATGGGCGGCATGGCGGCGTTCATCCCCAACCGCAAACAGCCCGAGGTAACCGAGGCAGCGTTCGCCAAGGTCCGCGCGGACAAGACCCGTGAAGCCAACGACGGGTTCGACGGTTCCTGGGTGGCGCACCCGGACCTGGTGTCCACCTGCCAGGAGGTGTTCGACGCCGTGCTTGGCGATCCGGAAAACGGCGGCCGTCCCAACCAGCTGGACAAGCAGCGCCCGGAGGTCAGTGTCACGGCTGACCAGCTGCTGGACATCGCCTCGGCCGACGGCCAGATCACGGAGGCCGGGCTCCGCCTAAACCTCTATGTTGCCGTCGCCTACACCGGCGTCTGGCTCTCCGGGAACGGCGCCGTGGCCATCCACAACCTGATGGAAGACGCCGCCACGGCCGAGATCTCCCGGTCCCAGGTCTGGCAGCAGATCCGGAACAAGTCCCTCCTGGCGGACACCGGCAACACCGTCACCCGGGAACTCGTGGAGCGAATCCTGGCCGAGGAAACCGAGCGGCTCCGCACCGAAGCCGGCGACGAAGCTTTCACCCGCTACTACCGGCCGGCCAGCGACCTGATAGCGGAAATCTGCCTCTCCGAGGACTACACGGACTTCCTCACCACCCCGGCCTACGAACTGGTGGGCTGA